In the genome of Streptomyces sp. V2I9, one region contains:
- a CDS encoding acyl-CoA dehydrogenase family protein, with translation MLTTEFYRAPADCGLVRSGAGVARTPMRALREDIHDILVSAPVAEARRTRDPRPVHRALGDHGLLAPQWPEEYGGRGVSQVAAAVLVEELAMHDVPDLLHTLTVQIVGSTLLNVASPAMKARHLPGFAAGTAFGCVLFSEPQAGSDLNILSTRAVPDGRGGYKLYGTKVHSLFARLADHGLCLARGEDDAFSLFLVPLDQPGVTIRRIAGIGDDDFHEVVLDGAAVTADDVVGEIGQGWAIVVKTLAFERTGLDYYVKALRWYRAAVERLEAHTERLESGQHDQIGLAKLNARLLAAGTLVRRVLTRLDRGELTEDEAAAAKWYTTELAAEVAWWAAELDGDTSMTLDDPEVGGVPHPLDSAMRDAPGMRISGGTAEMMLETLARLRLDSGAEVRP, from the coding sequence GTGCTCACCACCGAGTTCTACCGCGCGCCCGCGGACTGCGGGCTCGTGCGCAGCGGGGCCGGCGTGGCCCGCACCCCCATGCGGGCCCTGCGCGAGGACATCCACGACATCCTGGTCTCCGCCCCCGTCGCCGAGGCCCGGCGCACCAGGGACCCCCGGCCCGTCCACCGGGCCCTGGGCGACCACGGACTCCTCGCGCCGCAGTGGCCCGAGGAGTACGGAGGGCGCGGCGTCAGCCAGGTCGCCGCCGCCGTCCTGGTCGAGGAACTCGCCATGCACGACGTACCCGACCTGCTCCACACCCTCACCGTGCAGATCGTCGGCTCCACGCTCCTCAACGTCGCCAGCCCGGCCATGAAGGCCCGCCACCTGCCGGGCTTCGCCGCGGGCACCGCCTTCGGCTGCGTCCTCTTCAGTGAGCCGCAGGCCGGCTCCGACCTCAACATCCTCTCCACCCGCGCGGTCCCCGACGGCCGGGGCGGCTACAAGCTGTACGGCACCAAGGTCCACTCGCTCTTCGCACGGCTCGCCGACCACGGCCTCTGCCTGGCCCGCGGCGAGGACGACGCCTTCAGCCTCTTCCTCGTCCCGCTCGACCAGCCGGGCGTGACGATCCGCCGGATCGCGGGCATCGGCGACGACGACTTCCACGAGGTCGTCCTCGACGGCGCCGCCGTCACCGCCGACGACGTCGTCGGCGAGATCGGCCAGGGCTGGGCCATCGTCGTCAAGACGCTCGCCTTCGAACGCACCGGACTCGACTACTACGTGAAGGCGCTGCGCTGGTACCGGGCCGCGGTGGAACGCCTGGAGGCCCACACCGAACGGCTGGAGTCCGGGCAGCACGACCAGATCGGCCTGGCCAAGCTCAACGCCCGGCTGCTCGCGGCCGGCACCCTCGTCCGCCGCGTCCTCACCCGCCTCGACCGGGGCGAACTCACCGAGGACGAGGCGGCCGCCGCCAAGTGGTACACCACCGAACTCGCCGCCGAAGTGGCCTGGTGGGCGGCGGAACTGGACGGCGACACCAGCATGACCCTCGACGACCCCGAGGTCGGCGGGGTGCCACACCCACTCGATTCGGCGATGCGCGACGCTCCGGGGATGCGGATATCCGGCGGCACCGCCGAAATGATGCTGGAGACGCTGGCCCGGCTGCGTCTCGACTCAGGGGCGGAGGTACGGCCGTGA
- a CDS encoding condensation domain-containing protein, whose product MRTPRNPPRPHRGSRTTRTGSTAGWPGRRGRPNAPAAGPCSPPTRQRPGAPTASTGATCRCGWRAGPWRPGSSWARRAGATPFMTLLAALAVVLARRTGRTSAVIGAPAAGRFAAPLEGAVGQFTTVVPIRIDLAGGPGFPELLHRTRTAVAEALGHQRLPVDVLFGDGTPPPYEVLFALHNYPAVPLDLPGVEVGQVPGPPARHLELYSPDPAATLACVGLVERDGEIGGTAEYNRHAITPEGVRGLLTGIEEVLEQAVAAPGRAL is encoded by the coding sequence GTGAGGACGCCGCGGAACCCGCCCCGCCCGCACCGCGGTTCACGGACTACGCGGACTGGCAGCACCGCTGGCTGGCCGGGCCGGAGGGGGCGGCCGAACGCGCCCGCCGCCGGGCCGTGTTCGCCGCCGACCCGCCAGCGCCCCGGTGCCCCGACGGCTTCGACCGGGGCCACCTGCCGGTGCGGCTGGCGCGCGGGCCCGTGGCGGCCGGGATCGAGCTGGGCGCGGCGGGCGGGAGCCACCCCGTTCATGACCCTGCTGGCGGCGCTGGCGGTGGTACTGGCCCGGCGGACCGGGCGGACCTCCGCCGTCATCGGCGCCCCTGCGGCCGGCCGGTTCGCGGCACCGCTCGAAGGAGCCGTGGGCCAGTTCACCACCGTCGTCCCGATCCGGATCGACCTCGCGGGCGGCCCCGGCTTCCCGGAGCTGCTGCACCGCACCCGTACCGCCGTCGCCGAGGCGCTGGGCCACCAGCGCCTGCCGGTGGACGTCCTGTTCGGCGACGGCACACCCCCTCCGTACGAGGTGCTCTTCGCCCTGCACAACTACCCGGCCGTCCCGCTGGACCTGCCCGGCGTCGAGGTCGGCCAGGTGCCGGGGCCGCCCGCCCGCCACCTGGAGCTCTACAGCCCCGACCCGGCCGCGACCCTCGCCTGTGTCGGCCTCGTGGAACGGGACGGCGAGATCGGCGGCACCGCCGAGTACAACCGCCACGCGATCACCCCCGAGGGCGTACGGGGGCTGCTCACCGGTATCGAGGAGGTGCTGGAACAGGCCGTGGCCGCCCCCGGCCGGGCGCTCTGA
- a CDS encoding amino acid adenylation domain-containing protein, which translates to MSDLAERLGRLPQGQRSRLLGRMRNQMAAGVGRGVQLARADHGPRSRSSYQQEQMWFVDRLGAGKARNNIALAVTLGGPLDRAALHEAVNAVVAHHQVLHSKLVEIDGVPWQEPVPSFVLGIQSTDLSESEDRDRELAELTASCAAAPFDLAAGPPLRAHLVRLAPERHVLLWVVHHIAWDPGSTRIFTEELTAAYAAAAAGHRPETPEPAVEYADFAAWQRAKLENDGHGRALAAKWRQLLAGAVATEVRPDHPRGPETKGDGRGLKLVLDQELLDRLTALADAHSTTVFTTLLAAFNALLRHWTRTEDVVVGTASASRPHPDLERVIGCFVQMITLRTEVTDTLTFRELVTRTAASVMDSFTSSELPFEQVVEAVQPARDPLRHPLFQIEFTSLGRWGTHRSRAGDVEFGVDQLHDGAAKFDMSFLVGENDGLELSLEYNTSLYRHGTASALLAAFHQVLQQVAADPDLTVGEISLVEEPAASRHARELSWGGPVDEAAWTTTLDRAFRERASIHPDAVAVRHGSTRLDYAALDRWSEAIAHRLRDRGVGHGDPVAVRVARGPAAVAGVLGVLKAGGHYVPVDPAAPAERTRTVLTDAGVRHALVDDSAELPLPLELVTTGSAAPVREVPSLAPTATPGDLAYVLYTSGSGGTPKGVMIEHRSVTHFSRTIATAYEIKAADRVLHFAPLTFDVSVFEIFTTLLAGGSLVIATDDERRDPALLQRRMREEEVSVAELPPALLPLLDPAELPALRLVSVGGEAFPGRLVAEWTAGERRFVNGYGPTEATVAVTLMDCVGAYDRNPPIGRPIPGHQAFVLDERLRPVPPGVPGELCVAGPGVARGYLGRPELTAERFADNPYAAGPETARLYRTGDLARWLPGGNLDFLGRTDRQLKVRGHRIEPGEVEAVLTGHPSVQQAVVLAQPAAGGERMLTAYVTVEQVGAYASEVADAEGLRAYTAARLPGYMVPVVMVVDDLPLTPHGKIDTRSLPLPADEASRGGTPPRDAVEEQICRDILTPLLEWRNPDVEGDFFALGGSSLQATIVVSRVRALFGIDIALADFFGRPTVAGLADLVRRARAEAAGEQDRLLAVFEQIENMSDEEAATLLGSLQRPDGS; encoded by the coding sequence ATGTCTGACCTCGCCGAACGGCTCGGCCGACTGCCCCAGGGACAGCGTTCCCGGCTGCTGGGCCGCATGCGCAACCAGATGGCGGCCGGTGTGGGACGGGGCGTCCAGCTCGCCCGCGCCGACCACGGACCGCGCTCCCGCTCCTCCTACCAGCAGGAGCAGATGTGGTTCGTGGACCGGCTCGGCGCCGGCAAGGCCCGCAACAACATAGCCCTCGCCGTCACCCTGGGCGGCCCGCTCGACCGCGCCGCCCTGCACGAGGCGGTCAACGCCGTCGTCGCCCACCACCAGGTGCTCCACAGCAAGCTGGTCGAGATCGACGGCGTCCCCTGGCAGGAACCCGTCCCCTCCTTCGTCCTCGGCATCCAGAGCACCGACCTCTCGGAGAGCGAGGACCGCGACCGCGAGCTCGCCGAACTCACCGCCTCCTGCGCCGCCGCCCCCTTCGACCTGGCCGCGGGACCGCCCCTCCGCGCCCATCTGGTCCGGCTGGCCCCCGAGCGGCACGTCCTGCTGTGGGTCGTCCACCACATCGCCTGGGACCCCGGCTCGACCCGCATCTTCACCGAGGAGCTGACCGCCGCCTACGCCGCCGCCGCTGCCGGACACCGCCCCGAGACCCCCGAACCGGCCGTCGAGTACGCCGACTTCGCCGCGTGGCAGCGGGCCAAACTGGAGAACGACGGGCACGGCAGGGCGCTCGCCGCCAAATGGCGCCAGCTCCTGGCAGGCGCCGTGGCCACCGAGGTCCGCCCCGACCACCCGCGCGGCCCCGAGACCAAGGGCGACGGCCGCGGCCTCAAGCTCGTCCTCGACCAGGAACTCCTGGACCGGCTCACCGCACTCGCCGACGCCCACAGCACCACGGTCTTCACCACCCTGCTGGCCGCCTTCAACGCGCTGCTGCGGCACTGGACGCGCACCGAGGACGTCGTCGTCGGCACGGCCAGTGCCTCCCGCCCCCACCCCGACCTGGAGCGGGTGATCGGCTGCTTCGTCCAGATGATCACCCTGCGGACGGAGGTCACCGACACCCTCACCTTCCGCGAACTCGTCACCCGCACCGCCGCCTCCGTGATGGACTCCTTCACCAGCAGCGAACTCCCCTTCGAGCAGGTGGTGGAGGCGGTCCAGCCGGCCCGCGACCCGCTGCGCCACCCGCTGTTCCAGATCGAGTTCACCTCGCTGGGCCGCTGGGGCACCCACCGGTCGCGGGCCGGGGACGTCGAGTTCGGCGTGGACCAGCTCCACGACGGCGCGGCCAAGTTCGACATGAGCTTCCTCGTCGGGGAGAACGACGGCCTGGAACTCTCCCTCGAATACAACACCTCCCTCTACCGGCACGGCACCGCGAGCGCCCTCCTCGCCGCCTTCCACCAGGTGCTCCAGCAGGTCGCGGCCGACCCCGACCTCACGGTCGGCGAGATCAGCCTGGTCGAGGAGCCGGCCGCCTCCCGGCACGCCCGCGAACTCTCCTGGGGCGGCCCGGTCGACGAGGCCGCCTGGACGACCACCCTGGACCGCGCCTTCCGCGAGCGCGCCTCGATCCACCCCGACGCCGTCGCCGTCCGGCACGGCTCCACCCGGCTCGACTACGCCGCACTCGACCGCTGGTCCGAGGCCATCGCCCACCGCCTGCGCGACCGGGGCGTCGGCCACGGGGACCCCGTCGCGGTCCGCGTGGCACGCGGACCGGCCGCCGTCGCGGGCGTCCTCGGCGTCCTCAAGGCGGGCGGCCACTACGTACCGGTCGACCCGGCCGCCCCCGCCGAGCGCACCCGCACCGTGCTGACCGACGCCGGCGTCCGCCACGCCCTCGTCGACGACAGCGCCGAACTGCCCCTGCCCCTGGAGCTGGTGACCACCGGCAGTGCCGCCCCCGTGCGCGAGGTCCCCTCGCTCGCTCCCACCGCCACCCCCGGCGACCTCGCCTACGTGCTCTACACCTCGGGCAGCGGCGGCACCCCCAAGGGCGTCATGATCGAGCACCGCTCGGTCACCCACTTCTCCCGCACCATCGCCACGGCGTACGAGATCAAGGCCGCCGACCGGGTCCTGCACTTCGCCCCGCTCACCTTCGACGTCTCCGTCTTCGAGATCTTCACCACCCTCCTGGCCGGCGGCTCCCTCGTCATCGCCACCGACGACGAGCGCCGCGACCCCGCCCTCCTCCAGCGGCGGATGCGCGAGGAGGAGGTCTCCGTCGCCGAACTCCCGCCCGCGCTCCTGCCGTTGCTCGACCCTGCGGAGCTGCCCGCCCTGCGGCTGGTCTCGGTGGGCGGCGAGGCGTTCCCCGGCCGGCTGGTCGCCGAATGGACCGCGGGGGAGCGCCGGTTCGTCAACGGGTACGGGCCCACCGAGGCGACCGTCGCGGTCACGCTGATGGACTGCGTCGGCGCCTACGACCGCAACCCGCCCATCGGCCGCCCGATCCCCGGCCACCAGGCGTTCGTCCTCGACGAGCGGCTGCGCCCCGTTCCGCCCGGAGTGCCCGGCGAACTCTGCGTGGCCGGCCCCGGCGTCGCCCGCGGCTACCTCGGCCGCCCCGAGCTGACCGCCGAACGCTTCGCCGACAACCCGTACGCCGCCGGCCCCGAGACCGCCCGCCTCTACCGCACCGGCGACCTCGCCCGCTGGCTCCCCGGCGGCAACCTGGACTTCCTCGGCCGCACCGACCGCCAGCTCAAGGTGCGCGGCCACCGGATCGAGCCGGGCGAGGTCGAGGCCGTCCTCACCGGGCACCCCTCCGTGCAGCAGGCCGTCGTGCTCGCCCAGCCCGCGGCGGGCGGCGAACGCATGCTGACCGCCTACGTCACCGTCGAACAGGTCGGCGCCTACGCCTCCGAGGTCGCCGACGCGGAGGGGCTGCGCGCCTACACGGCCGCCCGGCTCCCCGGATACATGGTCCCGGTCGTCATGGTCGTGGACGACCTGCCGCTCACCCCGCACGGAAAGATCGACACCCGGTCCCTGCCGCTCCCGGCGGACGAGGCGTCCCGGGGCGGCACCCCGCCGCGCGACGCCGTCGAGGAACAGATCTGCCGGGACATCCTCACCCCGCTGCTGGAGTGGCGGAACCCCGACGTGGAGGGCGACTTCTTCGCCCTCGGCGGCAGCTCCCTCCAGGCCACCATCGTGGTCTCCCGCGTCCGGGCCCTCTTCGGCATCGACATCGCCCTGGCCGACTTCTTCGGCCGCCCGACCGTCGCCGGCCTCGCCGACCTCGTCCGCAGGGCCCGGGCCGAGGCCGCGGGCGAACAGGACCGGCTGCTCGCCGTCTTCGAACAGATCGAGAACATGAGCGACGAGGAGGCCGCCACGCTCCTCGGCAGCCTCCAGCGGCCGGACGGGTCCTGA
- a CDS encoding GNAT family N-acetyltransferase codes for MSLEVRPATADLWDDVRQVLQPRKSAHTCWCMAWRLSTGDYGRMTAEERGEHLRALAEKADPPPGVLGFVDGEVAGWCNVAPRRQLDRLTASRTITPVDDLPVWSVTCFVVRKEFRGRGVASGLLEGAVEHARAHGAPAVEGYPVDPEGGRVNPTLAYVGTMDMFERAGFRRVRRTEAKSDKRHRWVMRRDLS; via the coding sequence ATGAGTCTGGAAGTACGGCCCGCCACGGCGGATCTGTGGGACGACGTCCGCCAGGTGCTTCAGCCCAGGAAGAGCGCCCACACCTGCTGGTGCATGGCGTGGCGGCTGTCCACCGGGGACTACGGGCGGATGACCGCCGAGGAACGGGGCGAGCACCTGCGTGCCCTGGCGGAGAAGGCCGATCCGCCGCCCGGTGTGCTCGGTTTCGTGGACGGCGAGGTGGCCGGCTGGTGCAATGTGGCCCCGCGCCGCCAGCTGGACCGGCTGACCGCCTCCAGGACGATCACCCCGGTGGACGACCTGCCCGTGTGGTCCGTGACGTGTTTCGTCGTACGGAAGGAGTTCCGTGGCCGGGGCGTCGCCTCGGGGCTGCTGGAGGGGGCCGTCGAGCACGCGCGGGCACACGGTGCGCCGGCCGTCGAGGGGTATCCGGTGGATCCGGAGGGCGGCCGGGTCAATCCGACGCTCGCCTACGTCGGGACGATGGACATGTTCGAGCGGGCCGGGTTCCGGCGGGTACGGCGGACGGAGGCCAAGAGCGACAAGCGGCACCGCTGGGTGATGCGCCGCGATCTGTCCTGA
- a CDS encoding low specificity L-threonine aldolase: MSHEDHPPVDLRSDTVTRPGPGMRAAMAAAEVGDDLFGEDPTVRALEERAAALFGFSGALFTPSGVMANQIALQLLAGPGEELVCEAEAHVLAHEEGSPARYGGIQTRTVAAPRGVLTAELLAGVVRRGNAYTLGSRAVAVEQTHTRAGGTVQPLEDLRGIRELTAALGIAVHMDGARIWNAMAASGTPAERYGETADSIAVCLSKGLGAPVGSLLLLSGGILPRARKLRHGMGGGMRQSGMLAAAGLYALTHHVERIAEDHAHARLLARGLGEAGFAVRPPETNIVLVEAPRADEVVARAAQEGVLVTAPDPGTVRLVTHLDAGEKQCRHALAVLIAALTGTGARRPRTRESEVAA, encoded by the coding sequence ATGAGCCACGAGGATCACCCGCCCGTCGATCTGCGCAGCGACACCGTGACCCGGCCGGGGCCCGGAATGCGGGCCGCGATGGCCGCCGCGGAGGTCGGCGACGACCTCTTCGGCGAGGACCCCACCGTCCGCGCCCTGGAGGAGCGGGCCGCCGCGCTCTTCGGTTTCTCCGGCGCCCTGTTCACCCCGTCCGGAGTGATGGCCAACCAGATCGCGCTCCAGCTCCTCGCCGGGCCCGGCGAGGAGCTGGTGTGCGAGGCCGAGGCACATGTGCTGGCACACGAGGAGGGCTCTCCCGCGCGCTACGGCGGGATACAGACCCGTACGGTGGCGGCTCCGCGCGGGGTGCTCACGGCGGAGCTGCTGGCCGGGGTGGTGCGGCGGGGGAACGCGTACACCCTCGGCAGCCGGGCCGTGGCGGTGGAGCAGACCCACACGCGGGCCGGCGGCACGGTCCAGCCGCTGGAGGACCTGCGCGGGATCAGGGAGCTGACGGCCGCGCTGGGCATCGCCGTGCACATGGACGGCGCCCGGATCTGGAACGCCATGGCGGCGAGCGGGACGCCGGCCGAACGGTACGGGGAGACCGCCGACTCCATCGCGGTGTGCCTGTCCAAGGGGCTGGGAGCGCCGGTCGGCTCGCTCCTGCTGCTGAGCGGCGGGATCCTGCCGAGAGCGCGGAAGCTCCGGCACGGCATGGGCGGAGGCATGCGGCAGTCGGGCATGCTGGCCGCCGCGGGACTGTACGCCCTGACCCACCATGTGGAGCGGATCGCCGAGGACCATGCCCATGCCCGGCTGCTGGCGCGGGGCCTGGGCGAAGCGGGCTTCGCGGTGCGTCCGCCGGAGACCAACATCGTCCTCGTCGAGGCCCCCCGTGCCGACGAGGTCGTGGCCCGCGCCGCACAGGAAGGAGTGCTGGTGACCGCCCCGGACCCCGGGACCGTCCGGCTGGTCACCCATCTGGACGCGGGAGAGAAGCAGTGCCGGCACGCCCTCGCGGTGCTGATCGCCGCGCTGACCGGGACCGGCGCCCGCCGGCCCCGTACACGAGAGAGTGAAGTAGCAGCATGA
- a CDS encoding DUF2461 family protein: MTFSGFPPSALRLYADLADANDKETWRLRLRERYERDVRAPMDELAAELTALFSPAGSPEPAGEGGPAGVPAGVRVLGPVRDTRMSHDKSPYKTYQGAYLDLLPCLGLWVHVDRDGLYASGRWYPYGGAEVARFRAAVQDEDGGAELAEITGRLRDRGFTLGGDRLTTRPRGIPADHPRLDLLRHRKIDAGRRYGPADGLHTPRALDLVRETWELVRPLLDWMAARDLTPPPRRTEGDATS; this comes from the coding sequence GTGACGTTCAGCGGCTTCCCGCCGTCGGCACTGCGCCTGTACGCGGACCTCGCGGACGCCAACGACAAGGAGACCTGGAGGCTGCGCCTGCGCGAGCGGTACGAGCGGGACGTCCGGGCGCCGATGGACGAGCTGGCGGCCGAACTGACCGCGCTCTTCTCCCCGGCCGGCTCCCCGGAGCCGGCCGGGGAGGGCGGGCCCGCCGGAGTGCCGGCCGGGGTGCGGGTGCTGGGCCCGGTCCGGGACACCCGCATGTCGCACGACAAGTCCCCGTACAAGACCTACCAGGGCGCGTATCTGGACCTGCTGCCCTGTCTGGGGCTGTGGGTGCACGTGGACCGGGACGGCCTGTACGCCTCCGGCCGCTGGTACCCCTACGGCGGGGCCGAGGTCGCCCGCTTCCGCGCCGCCGTCCAGGACGAGGACGGCGGCGCGGAGCTGGCGGAGATCACCGGCCGGCTCCGCGACCGGGGCTTCACCCTGGGCGGGGACCGGCTCACGACCCGGCCGCGCGGCATTCCCGCCGACCACCCGCGGCTGGACCTGCTGCGCCACCGCAAGATCGACGCGGGCCGCCGCTACGGTCCGGCGGACGGACTGCACACCCCGCGCGCCCTGGACCTCGTGCGGGAGACCTGGGAGCTGGTGCGGCCCCTGCTGGACTGGATGGCGGCCCGCGACCTCACTCCACCCCCACGCCGAACGGAAGGTGACGCGACGTCATGA
- a CDS encoding acyl-CoA dehydrogenase family protein produces MTTPAVRADGTHARTPAERWREREGEDSLFRQLRLTVRQGLEVDGDTPAGAWDALTQVGAWEFALPIEKDGLDLGQAVLAMVCEEAGNALQCVPLTDTLLALDLLSGFGPLATEATDGLLDAVRAGEVRLAVPGRLPDPRGVVPPGLTWKPDGDGGAIVATGTAGPFAAGVAPDALLLLASGPDGPCVALVELPAPGVTVRPLRDHGGGAVAGVVLDGARVPAASVLLRGVAAEQALARVGLRAAVHQASLLAGLTAAALTAVVSRIRGRQQFGQAVVKHQGPRLRVAGLLARLDAVRWAVGDAARDLDEGRLTPGEAAGLVALTAETTLDVTRDAVHLHGASGLVRDGLVAGCYRRAAWEALRCGRPAHLWDIAAHTS; encoded by the coding sequence GTGACAACTCCGGCGGTCAGGGCAGACGGCACGCACGCCCGCACGCCCGCCGAACGGTGGCGGGAGCGGGAGGGCGAGGACTCCCTCTTCCGGCAGCTGCGGCTCACCGTACGCCAGGGCCTGGAGGTCGACGGGGACACCCCCGCAGGCGCCTGGGACGCGCTGACCCAGGTCGGCGCCTGGGAGTTCGCCCTGCCCATCGAGAAGGACGGGCTCGACCTGGGGCAGGCGGTGCTCGCCATGGTGTGCGAGGAGGCCGGCAACGCCCTCCAGTGCGTCCCGCTCACCGACACCCTCCTCGCCCTGGACCTGCTCTCCGGCTTCGGCCCCCTCGCCACCGAGGCCACCGACGGCCTCCTGGACGCGGTCCGGGCCGGCGAGGTCCGCCTCGCCGTGCCGGGCCGGCTGCCCGACCCCCGAGGCGTGGTGCCGCCGGGCCTCACCTGGAAGCCCGACGGGGACGGCGGCGCGATCGTGGCCACCGGAACGGCCGGACCGTTCGCGGCCGGGGTGGCCCCGGACGCCCTGCTGCTCCTCGCGAGCGGACCGGACGGGCCGTGCGTGGCCCTGGTGGAGCTGCCCGCACCGGGCGTCACCGTGCGACCGCTGCGCGACCACGGGGGAGGGGCCGTCGCGGGGGTGGTGCTCGACGGGGCACGGGTCCCGGCCGCTTCGGTGCTGCTGAGGGGGGTGGCCGCCGAGCAGGCGCTCGCACGGGTCGGCCTGCGCGCCGCCGTGCACCAGGCGTCCCTGCTGGCCGGCCTCACCGCCGCCGCCCTGACCGCGGTCGTCTCCCGTATCCGGGGGCGGCAGCAGTTCGGGCAGGCCGTGGTCAAGCACCAGGGCCCCCGCCTGCGGGTGGCGGGGCTGCTGGCCCGGCTGGACGCCGTGCGCTGGGCCGTCGGGGACGCGGCCCGCGACCTCGACGAGGGCCGGCTCACTCCGGGGGAGGCCGCCGGACTGGTCGCCCTGACGGCGGAGACCACCTTGGACGTGACGCGGGACGCGGTGCACCTGCACGGCGCCTCCGGGCTGGTACGGGACGGTCTGGTGGCGGGCTGCTACCGGCGTGCGGCGTGGGAGGCGCTGCGCTGCGGACGCCCGGCCCATCTGTGGGACATCGCGGCGCACACCTCCTGA